From a single Mycosarcoma maydis chromosome 14, whole genome shotgun sequence genomic region:
- a CDS encoding uncharacterized protein (related to Prenylcysteine oxidase precursor), which produces MIRASLLAYLSLLLAVLQQANSTSADLVDDAQLYATENQNVWVPVPKKGYYIESDIPAHAQFKEQQGRTRKIAIIGAGPSGTSAAYFLKHAQDRLASSNDSSIAGDKLDLTIYERETRIGGRAAVTYPYDDNTQDPVELGASIFADVNLNIRRAVKDFDLETGAKVGLSGQMGIWDGQQFLFEGDQSSWWTSAKFFLRYGYSAITTENIVKTQLSYFAGLYRPSFLHARKGKSNTSVSGYPWSRIEDLADAINATSLVQTTGMQFFKDRRVSELFIEEMVEAATRVNYAQDTDKIHGFGALVSLAASGATGVKKGNYRIFEQFASRSGARVLTGVEGQVTGIVRFNSTVPVPRRLGLQEGAEMEEQVQWYIGTKSGEGELYDAVIIATPWHNADITLLNTRERVKSKPFVHLHVTLLTTSRERPRSEYFGLGEQDLVPTTILTSSESVRRASADRRNKPHVPETPSPPDESAHSTTPRFGAKDELKKPKLEFFSLNYLRSVRPPRSTSDSSSAKDYVVKIFSAQPMSDDQLSALFGDTISWIKRHSWDSYPYLTPTDRYPRIQVDHNLYYSNAIESLVSTMETSTVASKNAVALMLRSWYGDDFVNGNHCNSSVPIDPLDNPNWAGWGCDSG; this is translated from the coding sequence ATGATCCGAGCCTCGTTACTCGCCTATCTCAGCTTGTTACTTGCTGTACTTCAGCAGGCCAATTCTACATCTGCAGACCTagtcgacgatgcgcagctCTACGCTACTGAGAATCAGAATGTCTGGGTACCAGTACCCAAGAAAGGTTACTATATTGAATCGGACATCCCAGCACATGCACAGTTCAAGGAGCAACAAGGCCGAACGCGCAAAATCGCCATCATCGGTGCAGGACCGTCCGGCACCTCTGCAGCTTACTTTCTGAAACATGCCCAAGATCGGCTCGCCTCTTCGAACGACTCGTCCATCGCTGGCGACAAACTCGATCTCACCATCTATGAGCGAGAGACTAGAATCGGTGGTCGAGCTGCCGTTACCTATCCCTACGACGATAATACCCAAGATCCGGTCGAGCTAGGCGCGAGTATCTTTGCCGATGTCAACCTAAACATCCGGCGAGCGGTCAAAGACTTTGACCTGGAGACTGGCGCGAAAGTGGGCCTCTCCGGTCAGATGGGCATTTGGGACGGACAGCAATTTCTGTTCGAAGGTGACCAAAGCAGTTGGTGGACGAGCGCCAAGTTTTTCTTACGCTACGGATACAGTGCCATCACTACGGAGAACATTGTCAAGACGCAGCTCTCGTACTTTGCAGGCCTCTACCGCCCGAGCTTTCTGCACGCGCGCAAAGGCAAAAGCAATACGAGCGTCTCTGGGTATCCTTGGTCGAGGATCGAAGACTTGGCAGACGCCATCAACGCCACTTCGCTGGTGCAGACCACGGGCATGCAATTCTTCAAAGACCGAAGGGTCTCTGAGCTGTTCATCGAGgagatggtggaagcggcaaCACGAGTCAACTATGCACAAGACACCGACAAAATCCATGGCTTTGGCGCGTTGGTCAGCCTGGCAGCTTCCGGAGCGACCGGAGTCAAGAAAGGAAACTACCGCATCTTTGAGCAGTTTGCTAGCCGCAGTGGTGCGAGGGTGTTGACCGGTGTCGAAGGGCAGGTGACGGGCATAGTTCGCTTCAACAGTACTGTTCCAGTGCCAAGACGACTTGGCTTGCAGGAAGGAGCGGAAATGGAGGAGCAGGTGCAGTGGTATATCGGCACCAAAAGCGGCGAAGGCGAGTTGTACGATGCGGTCATCATCGCCACTCCCTGGCACAATGCGGACATCACGCTTCTCAACACAAGGGAACGCGTCAAGAGCAAGCCGTTTGTCCACCTGCACGTGACGCtgttgacgacgagccGCGAGAGGCCGCGATCGGAATACTTTGGATTGGGAGAACAGGATCTTGTGCCTACCACGATCCTCACCTCAAGCGAGAGCGTGAGGAGAGCATCAGCGGATCGCAGAAACAAGCCTCACGTTCCGGAGACGCCGTCGCCGCCAGACGAGAGTGCGCACAGTACAACACCGCGCTTTGGGGCTAAGGACGAGCTGAAGAAACCGAAGCTGGAATTTTTCTCTCTCAACTACCTGCGATCTGTCAGGCCGCCGCGCTCCACCTCGGATTCTTCGAGCGCCAAGGACTACGTGGTCAAGATCTTTTCTGCACAACCCATGTCTGACGATCAGCTTTCGGCGCTGTTTGGCGATACGATAAGTTGGATCAAGCGACACTCGTGGGATTCATACCCTTACCTCACGCCCACGGACCGCTACCCGCGCATCCAAGTGGACCACAACCTGTACTACTCGAATGCCATCGAGAGTCTTGTTTCGACCATGGAGACGTCGACTGTGGCCAGCAAGAATGCCGTCGCCTTGATGCTGCGCAGCTGGTACGGCGACGATTTCGTCAACGGCAACCACTGCAATTCGTCTGTCCCAATCGACCCGCTCGACAACCCGAATTGGGCTGGCTGGGGTTGCGATTCTGGCTAA
- a CDS encoding putative translation initiation factor eIF3 subunit i, translated as MRPILLSGHERSLTQVKFNREGDLLFSVAKDPIINAWFSHNGERLGTYEGHNGTVWTVDVDSTSTLLVSGSADNQMRLWEVATGKCLFTWEFTTAAKRVAFSEDCSQVLVVTEQRMGFRGSLRVFRINRDPATWTQQDVEPTRTITFSGPKAVVAAFAPCDQYIVTGHEDGKVAIYYHDDKEPESGIDAELEENSTKAHTDVISDLQMSADRTYFVTSSRDKTSKLIDSKTLQVIKTYATETPLNSASIHPTKPFVIVGGGQDAMNVTTTSARQGRFETRFWHKVFEEECARLPGHFGPINTIAIHPAGIAYASGGEDGYVRVNWFDPGFFNSKLYGADLELALEDQ; from the exons ATG CGGCCCATCTTATTGTCAGGACACGAGCGCTCGCTCACCCAGGTCAAGTTCAACCGTGAGGGTGACCTTCTCTTCTCTGTCGCAAAGGATCCCATCATCAATGCATGGTTCTCTCATAATGGCGAGCGCCTTGGTACCTACGAAGGTCACAATGGTACCGTCTGGACCGTTGACGTAGACT CTACCTCGACACTGCTCGTCTCCGGATCTGCCGACAACCAGATGCGCCTTTGGGAGGTAGCTACTGGCAAGTGCCTTTTCACCTGGGAATTCAccaccgctgccaagcgTGTTGCCTTTTCGGAGGATTGCTCTCAGGTCCTCGTTGTCACTGAACAGCGTATGGGTTTCCGCGGCTCCCTGCGTGTCTTCCGCATCAACCGAGACCCTGCCACCTGGACCCAACAAGACGTCGAACCCACTCGCACGATCACCTTTTCTGGCCCTAAGGCGGTTGTTGCCGCATTCGCCCCATGCGACCAATACATTGTCACTGGTCACGAGGACGGAAAGGTGGCCATCTACTATCACGATGACAAGGAACCCGAGAGCggcatcgatgccgagctcgaagaaaACTCGACCAAGGCACACACGGACGTCATCTCGGACTTGCAGATGAGCGCTGACCGCACATACTTTGTCACCTCGTCCAGAGACAAGACCTCCAAGCTGATCGACTCGAAGACGTTGCAAGTGATCAAGACATACGCCACCGAGACGCCATTGAACAGCGCTTCGATCCATCCAACCAAGCCATTCGTCATTGTTGGTGGTGGCCAGGACGCGATGAACGTTACCACCACTTCGGCGAGACAGGGTCGATTCGAGACGCGATTCTGGCACAAGGTGTTTGAAGAGGAATGTGCTCGTCTCCCAGGTCACTTTGGTCCCATCAACACCATTGCGATCCACCCGGCGGGAATCGCATATGCATCCGGTGGTGAAGATGGTTACGTCCGTGTCAACTGGTTTGATCCTGGCTTCTTTAACTCGAAGCTGTACGgtgccgatctcgagcttgccctAGAGGACCAATAG
- a CDS encoding uncharacterized protein (related to potassium/hydrogen antiporter) — MPFNYGFLSHSDPLAFDPNNYVLTTNGFGLFLTQVIIIIVFCQLLGKLFKLIGQPAVVGELLAGILLGPTALGNIPGFTSTIVPTQALGLLKLMANIGLSLFLFLIGLETDTDLMAKYWQKVLLITLPGMAIPFSIAVGIARLIWQLETDQTVQFTTFFLFVGTVMAVTSLSVLSRIMAEMNILSTRLGCITIASGVCNDLIGYVLLALGSALGTGGKQIDALYQLLAAAGYILVLWFVFRPLMNHLIVRSGFDMTTGAEDRVPEHLLVIALCGTLVSAFYTDSMGVHPIVGAFSFGVCCPHGNFAVKVTESIETLVMMVLLPLYFVTSGLSTNFKLLNDATCWGLILLLLVGIFVSKFGATAASAKLAGMTWRESMCVASLMQSKGIIEIIILNVALQLNVVSAKVFAMLVICFLCTTMSVRPLSRYVYFSSLAQQEAAVDAQGEKEKYVNDKDGTSDESRSGDDVDSADFAVTVAIASPSPAIKTLMFLLHLLGQHYSAPNVSQGGTDMGENASGQISVDLLRLLPIEYTTSSIMQLINYSEERHRDEMMESLKMVQKLCKVPSSAMLARERKLDHYTATMTTPRAKSDADAAYSAPPDTFIVPRHEMIKTIGQQNARAQQRLGKSDAMLSELGRGMALVAWESLNSYGRGLSWLGAAAAASGLSFVKTHDDEDASVSFWQASSDAQSLPSRLFRNLRKQCATGVLLDLSLTRPSTEPRDEKALEALRRQLEDSHGLQRPPGSRRIIVPFFGGADDRAAVELLRRMVLNSPGSVQGLVITFANTGDEEVGAVAASATPTTLLPSSFTVDPLTTDDAHIRSINLETIHQQEAARVDARFLFHQQDASNAAATVKSIPDDFVAAAACHTDRAGLGSSCSQWEDERRTKPSKTHGTTEACTDSGIVFLTLASTPECTSRPIRTMCTVLLPLLDERQDMVLIGRGKWNQRPKQFRQEVESMHVEHASAAWTLAEELREEYRAVGNCLGAVTEGVLLQHLRSCAIVVQAFQR, encoded by the coding sequence ATGCCGTTCAACTATGGCTTCCTCAGCCATAGCGACCCGCTGGCATTCGACCCGAACAACTATGTTCTCACCACCAATGGTTTCGGTCTCTTTTTGACCCaagtcatcatcatcatcgtcttctgccagctgctcggcaagctctTCAAATTGATTGGTCAGCCAGCAGTagttggcgagctgctAGCTGGTATTCTGCTTGGGCCTACTGCTCTTGGCAACATCCCCGGCTTTACCAGCACCATCGTCCCCACACAGGCCTTGGgtctgctcaagctgaTGGCCAACATTGGCCTGTCACTATTCCTGTTTCTTATTGGTCTCGAGACCGACACCGATCTCATGGCCAAATACTGGCAAAAGGTATTGCTCATCACATTACCAGGCATGGCCATTCCGTTCAGCATTGCTGTTGGTATCGCGAGATTGATCTGGCAGCTCGAAACCGACCAAACCGTCCAGTTTACCACGTTTTTCCTTTTTGTGGGCACGGTGATGGCCGTCACGTCGCTCTCGGTGCTGTCGCGCATCATGGCCGAGATGAACATCCTGAGCACTCGCCTGGGCtgcatcaccatcgcctCGGGCGTATGCAACGACCTGATCGGCTACGTTTTGCTCGCCTTGGGATCGGCTCTAGGAACTGGAGGAAAGCAGATCGATGCTCTCTACCAgctgcttgcagctgcggGCTACATTCTGGTCCTTTGGTTTGTCTTTCGCCCGCTGATGAATCATCTTATCGTTCGAAGCGGCTTCGACATGACGACAGGAGCCGAAGACCGTGTTCCGGAGCACTTGCTTGTCATAGCGCTCTGCGGTACGCTTGTCAGCGCCTTCTATACCGATTCGATGGGCGTTCATCCAATCGTAGGTGCCTTTAGCTTCGGAGTGTGTTGCCCACACGGCAACTTTGCAGTCAAGGTTACCGAAAgcatcgagacgctggTAATGATGGTACTTCTTCCACTCTACTTTGTCACAAGTGGTCTCAGCACCAACTTCAAGCTTCTCAACGATGCAACCTGTTGGGGTCTCATCTTGCTACTCCTCGTCGGTATCTTTGTCAGCAAGTTTGGTGCCACTGCAGCTTctgccaagcttgccgGGATGACTTGGCGTGAATCCATGTGCGTAGCAAGTCTCATGCAGAGCAAGGGCATCATCGAAATCATCATCCTCAACGTGGCACTTCAACTCAATGTTGTGAGTGCGAAGGTGTTTGCCATGCTCGTCATTTGCTTCCTGTGTACCACCATGTCGGTGCGGCCGCTGTCGAGATACGTCTACTTTTCCAGCCTCGCTCAGCAGGAAGCAGCAGTTGATGCCCAAGGCGAAAAAGAAAAGTATGTAAACGACAAAGACGGCACATCTGACGAGTCCAGATCGGGTGACGATGTCGACTCGGCTGATTTTGCAGTCACTGTTGCTATCGCCTCGCCAAGTCCAGCAATAAAGACCCTTATGTTCCTCCTCCACTTGCTGGGACAGCACTACTCGGCGCCAAACGTATCACAAGGCGGCACGGATATGGGTGAGAATGCGTCGGGACAGATCTCTGTCGACCTGCTTCGCTTGTTGCCGATAGAATACACGACATCATCTATCATGCAGCTCATCAATTACTCGGAAGAGCGTCATCGTGACGAGATGATGGAAAGTTTGAAGATGGTCCAGAAACTTTGCAAGGTGCCTTCGTCGGCGATGCTGGCAAGAGAACGTAAGCTGGACCATTATACAGCAACCATGACGACACCGCGCGCGAAgagcgatgctgatgctgcttaTTCGGCTCCTCCAGATACCTTTATCGTGCCTCGACACGAAATGATCAAGACAATCGGACAGCAGAATGCGAGAGCGCAACAACGACTTGGAAAGTCTGACGCGATGTTGTCCGAGCTTGGACGCGGTATGGCACTGGTTGCATGGGAGTCGCTCAACTCGTACGGTCGAGGTCTCTCGTGGCtcggcgcagcagcagctgccagTGGGCTTTCGTTCGTAAAgacgcacgacgacgaggatgccaGCGTCAGCTTCTGGCAAGCAAGTTCCGATGCTCAGTCGCTCCCTTCTCGGCTTTTCCGCAACCTGCGCAAGCAGTGCGCCACCGGCGTGTTGCTGGATCTGAGCTTGACGCGGCCATCGACAGAGCCTCGTGATGAAAAGGCTTTGGAAGCTTTGCGACGTCAGCTTGAGGACAGCCATGGCCTACAGAGACCACCTGGCTCACGAAGAATCATTGTGCCCTTCTTCGGAGGTGCCGATGATCGGGCAGCCGTAGAGCTTCTGCGAAGGATGGTGCTCAACTCGCCCGGAAGTGTTCAGGGATTGGTCATCACGTTTGCGAATACAGGCGATGAAGAGGTCGGTGCGGTTGCTGCGTCGGCAACCCCAACTACGCTGTTACCGTCCTCATTTACTGTGGACCCCTTGACAACCGACGACGCGCACATCCGTTCTATCAATCTTGAGACCATTCACCAACAGGAAGCCGCACGCGTGGACGCTCGATTCTTGTTCCACCAGCAAGACGCATCGAATGCAGCTGCCACGGTCAAATCGATACCAGATGATTTTGTGGCAGCGGCTGCCTGCCACACGGACCGAGCCGGTCtcggatcgagctgctctcaGTGGGAAGACGAGAGACGCACCAAGCCTTCGAAAACGCATGGGACTACAGAAGCATGTACCGACTCGGGGATTGTGTTTCTCACGCTGGCATCGACACCGGAATGCACGAGCAGGCCGATCCGTACCATGTGTACGGTACTGTTGCcgttgctcgacgagcgacaGGACATGGTCTTGATCGGCAGAGGAAAGTGGAACCAACGACCCAAGCAGTTCCGTCAAGAAGTGGAGAGCAtgcatgtcgagcatgcATCAGCTGCTTGGACGCTTGCTGAAGAGCTGCGAGAAGAATACCGTGCTGTCGGCAACTGCCTGGGCGCTGTCACCGAAGGGGTGCTCTTGCAGCATCTAAGATCGTGTGCCATTGTCGTGCAGGCCTTTCAGCGATGA
- a CDS encoding uncharacterized protein (related to PTC3 - ser/thr protein phosphatase PP2C): protein MGQTLSEPVVKKTTSSGGNDSVLYAISEMQGWRISMEDSHTTILDIKNEDGDIVGNFFGVFDGHGGATVAQYCGRNLHNTLLSEDKFKQGDYTEALQQTFLDVDEELKKDPNYTSDPSGCTAVTAFIKTTAKDPKRVEKIFVANAGDSRCVLSQAGNCIEMSNDHKPTLDSERERIEYAGGYVSWGRVNGNLALSRAIGDFEFKRTFDLPVERQIVTAFPEVLDREVLEAEDEFLVLACDGIWDCLSSVKVVDIVRRSIANGKELADICEDLMDRCLAPDSDTGGIGCDNMTVCIVALLNGRSKDEWYSWIKDNIEVPKFGRTTPKEVPPVFSNTQTSTRGQETGMEGAVSIQSLLSGGLARGENGEQGAAGALQLPGGLAGALSGAGIVFRPGGRSDEGEVVYEAHVVDEEDSGDEQPDQSSSESAPKASTTEKATDGDAAEPRLVESPHTDAKPASSNQESDKMEVDDDTNTSAKSQDASNA, encoded by the exons ATGGGTCAGACTCTCTCGGAGCCCGTCGTGAAGAAGACCACGTCTTCCGGCGGCAACGACTCGGTTCTTTATGCGATCTCTGAGATGCAAGGTTGGCGAATCAGTATGGAAGATTCGCACACCACCATTCTCGACATCAAGAACGAGGATGGAGACATTGTCGGCAACTTTTTCGGTGTTTTTGATGGCCATGGAG GCGCAACAGTCGCTCAGTACTGCGGCCGCAATTTGCACAACACCCTGCTGTCGGAGGACAAATTCAAGCAGGGAGACTACACTGAAGCACTTCAACAGACTTTCTTGGACGTTGACGAGGAACTGAAGAAAG ATCCGAACTACACAAGCGACCCTTCTGGCTGCACCGCTGTCACGGCGTTCATCAAGACAACGGCCAAGGACCCGAAGCGGGTCGAAAAAATCTTTGTTGCAAATGCAGGCGACTCCAGATGTGTTCTCTCTCAAGCCGGCAACTGCATCGAGATGAGCAATGACCACAAGCCCACGCTGGACTCGGAGCGGGAACGTATCGAGTACGCTGGTGGTTACGTTAGTTGGGGCCGCGTCAATGGTAATCTGGCTCTCAGTCGAGCCATTGGCGACTTTGAGTTCAAGCGCACATTCGATCTTCCAGTAGAAAGACAGATTGTCACTGCCTTCCCCGAGGTTCTCGACAGAGAGGTTCTCGAAGCCGAAGACGAGTTTCTCGTCCTCGCATGCGATGGTATCTGGGATTGTCTCAGCAGTGTCAAGGTGGTGGACATTGTGCGAAGATCTATTGCCAACGGCAAGGAACTCGCCGATATCTGTGAAGATCTCATGGATCGCTGTCTTGCTCCTGACTCGGACACGGGTGGAATTGGCTGCGACAACATGACCGTCTGCATTGTTGCCTTGCTCAACGGACGAAGCAAGGACGAATGGTATAGCTGGATCAAGGACAACATTGAGGTGCCCAAATTTGGGCGCACCACACCCAAAGAGGTGCCTCCCGTTTTCAGCAACACGCAGACATCTACACGCGGTCAGGAGACCGGAATGGAGGGCGCAGTTAGCATCCAATCGCTTCTTTCCGGGGGATTGGCACGCGGCGAGAATGGTGAGCAaggagcagcaggtgcGCTCCAATTGCCTGGCGGATTGGCCGGCGCGCTCAGCGGAGCCGGCATCGTGTTCCGTCCTGGTGGACGCTCCGACGAGGGCGAGGTGGTCTACGAAGCACACGTCGTCGATGAGGAGGATAGCGGAGATGAGCAACCGGAtcagagcagcagcgagtcTGCTCCCAAGGCATCCACAACGGAAAAGGCAACtgacggcgatgctgcagAGCCAAGGCTGGTCGAGTCGCCTCACACGGATGCCAAGCCAGCCAGCTCGAACCAAGAGTCGGACAAGATGgaggtggacgacgacACTAACACGTCTGCCAAGTCGCAAGACGCATCGAACGCCTAA